In Platichthys flesus chromosome 6, fPlaFle2.1, whole genome shotgun sequence, the genomic stretch TGCTAGACCAGTTGTTGAGACTATTGCCTTCTATCTCTGTTGTCCCACTCTCTAGAGAACACAGGCGGTATTTCTATGTGAAGGACCGGACCGGTACCTCCCAGTGGGATTTCCCttcagaggaggacgaggagctgaAAGGCAGCGAAGGAGCTGAGACACAGTCTTCCAGCCAAGGAGATACAAAAACAGTTAGTGCACCTACTGGTGAGATCCCAGGTCAGTCTCCtacaacatttttcttttgtctttagTGTATTCAAAAAATCATAGATAATATTCATTAACTTGATTTACTAAAGGAAACCTAATTCAACAATTTACTGTCCCTCACTAACACCCCATGCTTTGTTTTTGGTTTTTACAGGATCCACTTTTGCTGTTGCCCCACCAGCCCCCCCTCAGCCCAGTGCATTCTGGTCCCCATCCCAACCTCCTCCTCCCGACAGCCCCCCGCCTCCACCTTCCAACTATCCCCCGCCTCCGCCTCTCCCCCCAGGCTcgcctcctccaccgcctcctcccCCTGACAGTGATGGGGACATCatggaggtggagatggagatggatgaTGACAATGACGGAGAGCCTCCAGCCCCTGGAACTGAGGAGGACGGCAGTGGGAGGCCTCCTTTACCACCAGGCGCTGCCAGCATGAAGGTGTGTATAATATAGTTTGCTGTACATGACAATTTGACATTCGTTAATTAATAGAGGGCAGAAGCGTTAAACCTTTATTGCATTTTACAGATTGTGGAGTCACCGGGCCCCTTGGTGAAGGGTCAGAAACGTAAGGCTGGTCAGCTGAATAAAGCCATCATTGGCAGCAGTGCCATTCTCTACACTCAgccggttgtcgctgcaggtaAACACATCACTACTTATCTGCAGTTTGTTATGACCTTTGTTCCTAATATGATTGTCTGCTGAACCTTCTTCCACTGTTAAATAAGGAACAGATATGCACACTGGTTTAGGGACAGCAGACTACCAGCTCACTAAGGCAGTGCTTAACGAAAGAGTGCAAACACTAAATCAAATGAAACTGAACCGTAGCTTTACTTTTGTCTGCAGCTCCTATTATGTCAGCAACTGCCTACTGGGGCATGTCGGCTGTCGCAGTAGCTGCCCCCTTGGCTCCTTGTGAACCTCCGCTCCCACCAGCCCCAGCCTTACCTCCTCTACCGCCTCTGCCACCATCACAGCCTCCTTTGGAGCCTCCTGCAGCCAAAGATCTGCCCACTGACAAAACCAAGAAGGTCAAAAAGGATAAGGTTTGTACGGAAGTTAATATTTTACCCAATATGTTTAAAAATGGGTGAAATCAAGGCATTCATgttatccttttttttcctttcctttcaaaTTCTCGCTCTATAGTCGAAGAAGAGTAAGACCAAAATGCCTTCTCTGGTGATGAAATGGCAGAGCATCCAAAAAGAGTTGGTCGAGGAAGAGAAAAGCAGCTCCAGTGACGAGGACAGAGACCAGATGAACAAAAAGAACATAGAGGactggaggaagcagcagctccagacgTATGCTACCCCTTGATATCCAATCACCTCCTTTTGAAGGGGTTCAGAAAAACTGTTTAACCTCAAGTTGTCTTCTGCCCTTTTCTGTCTTGCCCTAACTGTTGTACTGTTTTCATCTCCTCAGAGGAAAAGCGTCAAAGAACGCCAACTTCGAGGCCCTTCCTGACGACTGGCGGCAGCGACTGAAGAAGCGGAAGTTGAACAGCACGTAACATCTGGCCTCGGTTGTACACCACCCATcttaacaaaatgtattttccaaatCCACTCCTACCGGCCCCACAAGGTCATCCTCCCCCAGTTAACGTTTTGCTAAGTGGGCTCATGGAGACTGTAAACCTTTGTACAGGGAGACATTTAAAGGTTCAAACACGGCCATGTTGTTTTgtggggttgtttttgtagCTACGTTTGTGCCAAATGTCTTGAGTTCGTTACTTTATGAAGACTTCACCACCAACTAGATGACCACCCCAGTTTAAATGGAGgagattgtgtattttattgagCATTTTTACAACTGTGTACATAAGCTGTCTCATGGGTCaagctgtgttgttttttgggggggggggaagaaaagtGAATGTCACTGAACttgtatattttgtaaaaagttattaaacgttttttttccaaatgccTTGCCTTGATTTGTTTACATCTTAATCAATCTGAAAGTAAACATAGTAAGTACATGTGTGCTCCTCGTGTTTATTAAGCACTTCctggtgtgtgggtggggggggggggggggtgcatggcAACCGCGATGTTGGTGTCGCCGCCTGTTGCTTGGTGACATGCACTTCCACAGATTGTTCCTCTCGCAGTGGAAGTTGTTTTTAATCGTAATGAGTGTTTTCGTCATCATGTCAAGCGGTGCAATTAAAACGGGATGGAGGTGAGTGGCTCTCAGATATTTGAGATGACTCGTAGGAGACATTGTGCTGGTAGATGAGAATGAAGCTAAATGACGTTAGCAGCGGGGGAAAGGCTTTTTACTGCATGTATCGGTATGTTGGTGACAGACTTCTTTAAAACGGTTTTTAAAACAGACTTTGTCAAGTGAAACTAACGGAAGAAAAGCGGCAGGAAGTCTGTGCTGAAGGTTGAacgttgtgttgtgtgaacAGTTCCAGGTAGCTTAAGAACAGGCGCAAGGTATGGGGATACCATTATTGCctagagaaataaaataaagttcaaaCCAGaggtattatatatatatatatatatttgcacatatttaaagtttttggGGGAggtatatttatattcattgtgTTAACTCTGTTTTGTTGTAAAACAACTTAAAATATGATTCGctaaaaatattcagttttaatTTTGCCTGTTATTTCAGTTTGCAGaatgtgttgctgtgatttCTCCGTCTTCAGTTTGCACAATCTCCCAACAACACTGTTCGTGCAGCAAAAGGAAGAGTTCCCTTGTAGCTGAAACAGATTTGATTGCACCAACTTATCTGCACAAGGCATGTTGTGTAGAGGCAGTTGTGTGTGCCCTAATGCTAATCGCTTGTGCAGGAGCTGTTTCATTAGTTTTAATATTGTGATTAttcttattttctatttttgcatttatatatttagacaCCAGGGGGCCCTAAGCACCGGATCAGGTAGGACCATAGAATGGGTAGGACTCAAGGTGTGTTAATTAGGACAAGCACCACGAAgggaaatgtttatttactAGACTCtagtaaataaacatttctagTAACAAGAGGATTTGGAGAATAACATGACATCAATCTACCAAACCGTGAGTTCAGCGTGGACACTGGACTTCTTCAATGCCTGAGTACAAACCCAACTACACTGGGGCCTCAGTGGCTTTTTAATGTCAAGTGTATATTGACAGCAACATATTGTGGACAAatagcctaaccctaaccctaaagtACATAAAGTAAAAAGAATAACATCCTTTGGaacataaaagtaaaaaaaaaaaaaatcctttggAACATTAAagtaaacataacctcctttggtacatcaaaaaaaacaccctttGAACAAAGAACTTTGGAATAAGAAAAACTGGAAATGGGCATTTTTAGAttttgtgaagttaatgtgGATGTGCAATCTTTATAAATACGTTATTAAAAGCTAATCTGACACTGACGCGAACAAACCACGGAGAAGGACAGCCGAGCCAGAGCAGGAGCGCGTAGCACCAAGCGGAGAGCGCTGCGACATGGtacctgtaacacacacagtgactgtgAAGCTGTTTGGGAAAACCACACGACGCACAGTGTGAATTGTCCCATTTCCTCAAGTTCAAGTGTTTTGGAAGCAAGGAAGCAAGAAATGAGAGTGAATCTTATCCAACACGTACCCACACCCCGGGATGAAGTTGAAAGACAAGAAGCAGTGGTTTCACACCTAAATAACACCGTGCTGTGCGGTGGAAAGATGGTCAACATAATATTAAGAGTCCTGAACATGTTGATATCCTGGGAAGTTGGACCTGGGGATAGTGTCTCCAATGTCTCAGGCTCGAGATCCAGCCAACTGGTGCCTtggtggcttttattttgacagggaTATCTTTTGGACAAATAGACACTAAAGCTTGATATGTagttaaaaagttaattttttttcttttgatacaaaattcaaaaaatatatatatatatttagactACATTATTAGTTTTTACGGTTTCTCATAACCTCCCAATACAACTTTACTAAATGGCTAATTAAATTCTTTGGCATTTCCCCTTTTAGCAGAAATACAGCTGAAGATGCCGAAGAGAGACTCCTGCCTTAACATCTCACTTGTGAGTTTAAACCTtacttgtctttttgttgttgttgttcctctgtCACTCAAAATAATATTTGAGACTCTCTCTGTTCATGATAATAACTCTGTATTATCCTGATACAGGGGTCAAGCCATTACACCTCTGATCTAGTCTTGTGTTTAATACAACACTGATgtactatatattttttccaatcAGGCCACCATGGCCGTCTCTGCCATCAAGAATTGGTGGAACACCTTCCAGTTGGACAAACCGGACACCAACAACTCCAgcacagaggaagatgagggggAGTTGGCGGAGATGAGGCAGTGTAAGTGTGTTTTCACTCAGGCGGCATTTACTATCATGTGCATATCTCACTGTTTCTAATATGGGAGCACAACAATGTTTACATATATCACCCATGTTTAGCCGTGATAGTGAGTTCCTGTGTTGGAGAAGATCTCGTCCTTAATTCcacatcattatttattaaacaaGAGCTCTTTTGTGAATGAGACAATTAGAGGAATCGGGTGCAGCATATTCTCTTTTAGTTGGGTTCGTGTGGGTGAGGCAGACCTGATGAAAAATGCAATCATCCAGAGTGGAAGAAAATGAGCTTGAAAGAACAGGTAGTGAATGTTGTTGTTCATGTTCTCACCCAGTGTCCACAAACCTGAAAAAGACTCTGCGGACGAGGCAGCTGGAAATAGATTTCAATGGTGGCAGACCAGTTCTGAGTCTGAGGGCACCGCAGGACCTGGTGAGCTTTCCATCAATCTGCCGCCCCCGGTGGCCCATAGAGTGTGAGGTCATCAGCGACATTATCCATCACATAGGTAAGTTTGGATATTATTAAACCTTTAAATCACCAGGTATGAATGTTAATCATTAGTGTGTATCAGCCCAAGCAAAGGTTATGAGTACAATTTGTGAGGAGACGCTTTTCTCTGGACATATCGATTCTTCagttgtataaaaaaaacagttgatCTTAACGTGTAATGATATAGAGAGAGTGTATTTTGCAGAATGGGATCCACCAGAGCCAGAGACTTTTTATCAGCCCACCGGACATGAGAGGACACCGATGCCTattggagaagaaagaggaaaagtggTTTACTGCATTGACcaaggtgacatttaaccaaaGGGCATCTTACTccataaatgtatttattattgcacaacaaaataaaaaaataactcaaGGTGTGGATTCTGAGATATTCTATTAGTCCCACTACGGGGACTAATGGCTAACTAATGCCCTGGTACAGAACATATCAATGTCACCACCCTCACATGTAATTCCTGCTTTTCGATGAGTATGCATCATCAAAATATTTTACCACTGCTCCAAGAAGCTGTCCTCACAATACagactttcttcttctccctcctttaAGCCACTAAACGTCCCTTTTTCACCTGCTCTCGTGTGGGAGGGAGCATGGGGCCCATCAAGGGCGCCATCCCCTGTGACATCGATCCgacagacttcaccctggagtTTGAGTCCCGCTTTGAGAGTGGGAACCTCCAGAAAGTTGTTCAAGTGTGAGTCTCCACAGGAGTAATCCACTGAGTAGTTTTTACTGCATCTCTGGCATTATATGTTTTCCCATCACCTTTAAGTTAAGTGaatctccctctgtttccaggGGGGACTACGACTATGAGCTCACCCTTTGCACAGACACGTACACCAAGAAGCACACACAGTGGTTTTACTTCAGGGTCAGGAACATGGAGGCTGGAGTCACCTACCGCTTCACTATAGTCAACCTGATGAAAAGGAGCTGCCTGTACTCTGTGGGTATGAGACCGCTCTTCTACTCTGAGAGGGCGGCCATGGAGGAAGGCGTTGGATGGCAACGCACCGGCTCCAACATCAGATACTATCGCAACTGCAGTCAGGTCAGTGAACCGTCCGACTCCGGACTGTCTTTAGTCAGCACACTCTGATTTAGGAGCAGCAGCATCGATCGTTCACATTTCTCTACTTTTTATTTATGCTCTGTTGTCGACTAGAAGTTTTAAGAAAACAATGTGtatgtgaaaggctcatatttCTTTGGGAGCCACTTGTCACCACATTTTGCATAAACTTGTTAAAAGTGCAAGTTGATGTTTGTACTTGTACTGCTTCCACAAGCTGAACCTTGGTAAAAGGCTGTCAGTAAGTCTGAGTCTGAGATCTGTAAGTTGATTAAAACATGCACAAACTTCTGTCGTCTGTCGTGTTGCCAGAATTAAAGAAGGAGGATTTTACAAAATTGAATTTACACTCATAGAAGCAGCAACTCTCTTGAAAACCAgtatctgtgtctctctgtagGATTCAAATGAAAACGACAGCGACACCATCACCCTGTACTCACTGACCTGGACTCTCCGGTTCCCTCATGACTCAGACACCTGCTACCTGGCCCACTGCTACCCCTACACCTACTCACACCTGCAGAGCTACCTGCAGCGGGTTTCCTCCGACCCAGCCGTGGCGTCCTACTGTAAATTGCGGGTGCTGTGCCACAGCCTCGCTGGGAACGCTGTGTACGTGATGAACATAACATCCCAGGGGGATGGGAAGGGGAAGGGCAGGACCAAGAAGGCTGTGGTGGTGACGGCCCGAGTGCATCCAGGGGAAACCAACAGCTCCTGGATGATGGAGGGGTTGCTGGACTTTCTGCTCGGGGACTCGTCGGATGCTCAGCTGCTCAGggacacttttgtttttaaggtGAGGGATGTCAAACTTGTTGTGTCACATCTGAATGATTTTCACAATTATTTCTACAATACAATATCAATTTTCTATGACTTAATAGCAATTTAGAGATTGAATGTCGTCTGTGTTGCAATGCTATCACACACAGTTTTGCGTGATGTGCTGCAGGTGGTGCCGATGCTGAACCCTGATGGTGTGGTGGTGGGGAATTACCGCTGCTCTCTGGCCGGCAGGGACCTCAACAGAAACTACAAGACATTGCTCAGGGACTCTTTTCCCTGTGTGTGGCACATCCGCAACATGGTGGAGAGGTAAAGACACAACgacaataataatatgaaatgacaatattcatgtcaaataaCTTGCATTTATGGCTCACATGCAATGGAACTATGAGAGAAAAGACCAAAGTCTCGCTGCACGTCTTCTAACAATAAGCGtagatttttttccagagtttgcaGGAGCTTCACAAACATGGAACATACTTTATTTGCCTGCTCAGTATTACTCCCTACATATTGTCAATTTAAGCACTAACCCTAATTTCAATCTACTCTTCACCATATCCTTCATTCCGCTCCTTGTTGTGTTGTATCTTCTCCAGGTTAATGGCAGAGACAGATGTAGCTCTTTACTGTGACTTTCATGGCCACAACCGCAAAAATAATGTCTTCATGTACGGCTGCAACAACCGAGATGGAGGTTCTCCGAAGCTTTACGAAAGAGTTTTTCCTCTAATGATGAGCAAGAACGCCAATAACAAGGTAGAGTCACTTTAAAGCCTTTAATATATTTAAGCTGCGAAATCAAACAAATAATTATTGGGAGTTATGGTACCATTTTATTAGTCCTTGTCATATAGACAAAATGCTTTTTCTACAGTTACCATGCATCACCACTCTTACAATATATGAATTATGTTTCAGAGGCACTGATTTTCTTTGGTATTCATTTGTGTATAATCAGCATTCAGCTACAAGCTCTAAACTACACTGGCTTCCTCTCAGTTCTCCTTCAAGAGCTGTAAATTCAAGGTGCAGAAGAGCAAAGAGGGAACAGGACGAATCGCCATGTGGAGACTTGGCATCAGGAACAGCTACACGATGGAGGCCACGTTCGGAGGCTCCACTCTGGGTGAGCTCAGAtctcctgactgtgagcgttaATGTTCAGTGATGTGAGCTTGTACGCCTGATGTATGAGCAGCTGTCGTCTGTTCGATTGTCAGGTGACAGGGGGGGGACACATTTTACGACTCTGGACCTAAAGTCAATGGGCTTTTCCTTTTGCGACACCCTGCTGGACTTCTGTGACCCCGATCCAACGAAGGTGAGAGTCTTTCATTTTTATATGAAGAACTGTAGACTCTTTCCATTATTGAAGTAAGGATATATAACGGGATCCGGATTTTTCAAGCTTGGATTTTGTGAGTTTAgtatttaaatttcaaattttgtgtcattttatatttcacattgaTTATTTCAGACCACTTATTGTCTGACGGAGCTGGCAGCATTGTTGAGAAAGGACACCCGAGAGAGGCTGGGCAAAGATTGTAACAACTCTGACTCTGACCAAGAAACCAGGTGATATAATCATTTATGTTACACCTGGGTGATGTGGGATATGTGTAAAATGAGTCCTCGTTCAGCGAGGAAGtgaatattttcattttccttctACAGCACCAGTGGATCAAACAGTTCAGATTCAGATGGACTCCCGGCTCATTTACTGAACCAGCAAACTGTCCATCTAGAGGTATAAAGAAAACTGTGTTTACCCACTTTTGCCTTTTTTCTAAAGTTCATATCACATCTGGATCCTCTTGCTTCCGCAGTTTGCCACAAACTGTTCACATCCAAAACTAAATCctgtgaagaaaaagaagaggaaactcTTAAAGAGTCGTAAAGAGAGGAACCAGCAGCGGCCGGAGAAGAACGATACACAGCCACAGGTCCTGCAAAGCAACATCAACAGTACTGTGAGATTAAAAGGTCCATCACCCTCCTGTCTGATTAACCtattcatatttattgattGGTGAACAGAATTTGCAGGAGTCCGGTGAGACCACAGTTAAAGAGAGTGTCACAGAGAGGCCTGTCGGGCGACACCGGACTAAATGGCTGGTATGTAGCACAGAcagtgatagatagatagatagatggaaactTTATTAATCTTGTTGGAATTTCAGAGCAACATAGAAGTGAGAGGTTTCTGTTTAAGATCTCTCTTTCTTGGTGAAGGTCAACAGTGTGATGAAAAAAGCTGCGATGCCTCCAACCGACACTGGAGAGGTCAGTCAGGTGACTCTGTGGCCGGGCTGCGAACCGAACAGCCGTGAACATAGACAAATTACACAATGTTTTAATTGATACACGGTGAAACTTTAGGAAAGGGAACTCACTGTAGTTTTTTCTGTGCTTCAGGACGCTGGTCTGGAAAACACGAGGGTCGCACACTCACCTCAGAGGGCAAACTCATCACCTCACACAGgtaacttttatttttagacgTTCAGCCTCTCTAAAAGATTCTCCTGGATCTTTTGATCAATACACAGTCAGCCAGCGGATTTGCATCGGCTGTTTTTGGACCTGTCCACAGAAACTGCAGCCCTGCACTGAAAACGTAATAAAAACAGCAGGGTTGAGATATCATTGCCTCCTTTGAAATGGTATTGTGCAGCACATATAGTTCgttttgttttctccaggtgaCCTGGCGATAGATACCAGAAAGTGGCGATGttcctctcagctgctgcacCTCAGTGCTCTCATACCTTCAGCTAAACTCCTGCATCCCAACCGGCGACAGCCTCACTACCCCCGACAATCCCTAGTGTCCTACAAACTCTACGGAGGTTTGTCTACACGTGCACCTCAGCTCCGGATGAAAACTAAGTTTCTCCATCAGTTGATACATGTCTGCTTCTGATTTGAAATCTGCTTGATTAAAACCTATCTCCACTTTTCAGGGCTGCTGCCTCCCCTTAAAATAGCAAACAGGTAAACCTCAATGT encodes the following:
- the agbl2 gene encoding cytosolic carboxypeptidase 2 produces the protein MPKRDSCLNISLATMAVSAIKNWWNTFQLDKPDTNNSSTEEDEGELAEMRQLSTNLKKTLRTRQLEIDFNGGRPVLSLRAPQDLVSFPSICRPRWPIECEVISDIIHHIEWDPPEPETFYQPTGHERTPMPIGEERGKVVYCIDQATKRPFFTCSRVGGSMGPIKGAIPCDIDPTDFTLEFESRFESGNLQKVVQVGDYDYELTLCTDTYTKKHTQWFYFRVRNMEAGVTYRFTIVNLMKRSCLYSVGMRPLFYSERAAMEEGVGWQRTGSNIRYYRNCSQDSNENDSDTITLYSLTWTLRFPHDSDTCYLAHCYPYTYSHLQSYLQRVSSDPAVASYCKLRVLCHSLAGNAVYVMNITSQGDGKGKGRTKKAVVVTARVHPGETNSSWMMEGLLDFLLGDSSDAQLLRDTFVFKVVPMLNPDGVVVGNYRCSLAGRDLNRNYKTLLRDSFPCVWHIRNMVERLMAETDVALYCDFHGHNRKNNVFMYGCNNRDGGSPKLYERVFPLMMSKNANNKFSFKSCKFKVQKSKEGTGRIAMWRLGIRNSYTMEATFGGSTLGDRGGTHFTTLDLKSMGFSFCDTLLDFCDPDPTKTTYCLTELAALLRKDTRERLGKDCNNSDSDQETSTSGSNSSDSDGLPAHLLNQQTVHLEFATNCSHPKLNPVKKKKRKLLKSRKERNQQRPEKNDTQPQNLQESGETTVKESVTERPVGRHRTKWLVNSVMKKAAMPPTDTGEDAGLENTRVAHSPQRANSSPHTGDLAIDTRKWRCSSQLLHLSALIPSAKLLHPNRRQPHYPRQSLVSYKLYGGLLPPLKIANSSPSPTCVNMVPDMVQTKRLLSSFTRDNRRFLFGARGSLRVSADYSVLEDAFTSATDETTIKWPNGEQEDDPTEVGLSLWGCKPLEEQKQRDMRSNVPLRETEPGSSSSGLRATNLRGKRLCKDAQENKRQLDVSCLVSKPPNVMKVKHPQRETLSRLQAQGSTGRKSTAPQAEMVAIRKPSQSAPQITPKRQESHLHKTLWKGV